One genomic window of Psychrobacter cibarius includes the following:
- a CDS encoding glycosyltransferase — protein MTIQRVLHIVGKMDRAGAETMLMNLYRHIDYSQIQFDFITFTDEVGDYDAEIIALGGRIIPILADHSLARMWKLKNFLKQHPDYQIVHAHMLLNNAFHLLAAKGAGVPHRISHSHSTSNGKTNIVKKIYEQWAFITNRKLATNKMSCGEQAAHYLFGSIKDVWLLPNAVDIQQMMTVANQSRQYIDQEFGDEGLKIIQVGRLNEVKNHQFSLEIAEQLKKRQIAFTLYIVGQGSLDMRLRQQVADKSLLDTVKFLGMRTDITELMASADYMIMPSLHEGFPVVLVESQTVGLKALVSDQVSPEVDLGLGLVQFLPIHSAKDWVDCLLASKQPKPNEKDITAALNLYGFSAATNAQTLMQKYLSM, from the coding sequence ATGACTATTCAGAGAGTGCTACACATCGTGGGAAAAATGGATCGGGCTGGGGCAGAGACCATGCTTATGAATCTATATCGCCATATAGATTATAGCCAGATTCAGTTTGATTTTATCACTTTTACCGACGAGGTCGGTGACTATGATGCTGAGATAATAGCGCTGGGCGGTAGGATTATACCGATTTTAGCTGATCATTCATTAGCGCGTATGTGGAAGCTTAAAAACTTCCTTAAACAACATCCTGACTATCAAATCGTTCATGCTCATATGCTATTAAACAATGCTTTTCATCTGCTGGCTGCCAAAGGTGCTGGCGTGCCGCATCGCATTTCACATTCTCATAGCACCAGTAATGGTAAAACCAATATTGTTAAAAAAATATATGAACAGTGGGCATTCATTACCAATCGTAAATTGGCCACGAATAAAATGAGTTGCGGTGAACAAGCGGCACATTACCTATTTGGCAGCATAAAAGACGTGTGGCTATTGCCCAATGCTGTTGACATACAGCAGATGATGACAGTCGCTAACCAATCAAGACAGTATATCGACCAAGAATTTGGCGATGAGGGGCTAAAAATCATCCAAGTTGGTCGTCTAAATGAGGTTAAAAACCATCAGTTTTCTTTAGAGATCGCTGAGCAGTTAAAAAAACGTCAAATCGCTTTTACCTTATACATTGTTGGACAAGGTTCATTGGATATGAGGCTCAGGCAACAAGTAGCAGATAAGTCACTCCTAGATACGGTCAAGTTTTTGGGGATGCGTACGGATATCACAGAATTAATGGCCAGCGCCGACTATATGATTATGCCTTCGTTGCACGAGGGTTTCCCTGTCGTCTTGGTCGAGAGCCAAACAGTTGGGTTAAAGGCGTTGGTTTCTGACCAAGTATCACCTGAAGTAGATTTAGGACTTGGATTAGTACAGTTTTTACCGATTCACTCAGCCAAGGATTGGGTTGATTGCTTATTAGCGTCTAAACAGCCAAAACCCAATGAAAAAGACATAACCGCAGCGCTGAATTTATATGGATTTAGTGCTGCTACCAACGCGCAAACACTAATGCAAAAGTACTTGAGTATGTGA
- a CDS encoding nucleoside-diphosphate sugar epimerase/dehydratase, giving the protein MLIKTESNNAYQSSSGFNQWSKRVALYLLSLPRLTKSTLLFSIDFAMSIFCLLLALMLRQGYVASHISLAALAFYAFVPVASLYLIGFYRSASRGFFDAVMGRVLQLFFLLIIVYQVIIYLSPSATIPRSAPVIFLFLFFIWLWNSRLMIRALLKRLQGAGQSRRPDACCENVIIYGAGEAGRELLESLRHSYQYNVVAYIDDDLQLTGAYLHGKQIYAAHALPWLIEKLNVAQVILAMPSMSRGRKKQIMDSLSGISVKIKDLPSLRELADEIVTVSHIRPVDILDVLERETVEPVAELLQKNITGKNVLVTGAGGSIGSELCRQIIKNKPKCLVLYEQSEYALYTIDQELSNLKKADADYQNIEIISIIGSVSNEKKLINIFEKNHIKTIYHAAAYKHVPIVESNPFEGTINNTKGTYHCARAAIQARVETFVLISTDKAVRPTNVMGASKRLAELVCQGLSQSNSQTCFSMVRFGNVLGSSGSVVPLFTKQIEQGGPITITHPDITRYFMTIPEAASLVIQAGAMAFGGEVFVLDMGAPVKIVDLAKRMIRLTGCELKDDSNPNGDIEIVFTGLRPGEKLYEELIIGEDNIEPTFHPLIMQAMEHSFPLQDIENILFEFAEKAKQQDVVWLKTQFKFFVEGYREGSDKDGEVEKVDTTLTDEMG; this is encoded by the coding sequence ATGTTGATAAAAACAGAGTCAAACAATGCTTATCAATCGTCCAGTGGTTTTAATCAATGGTCGAAGCGTGTGGCTCTGTATTTATTGTCATTACCACGCCTGACTAAAAGCACCCTCTTATTTAGTATAGATTTTGCTATGTCGATCTTTTGCCTATTATTGGCATTGATGCTACGACAAGGGTATGTGGCCTCTCATATCAGTCTTGCAGCGTTGGCTTTTTATGCATTCGTGCCGGTTGCTAGCTTATATCTTATTGGTTTTTATCGAAGCGCCTCTCGAGGGTTTTTTGATGCAGTGATGGGTCGTGTGCTGCAACTGTTTTTTTTACTTATTATTGTTTATCAAGTCATCATTTATTTGAGTCCATCAGCGACGATACCGCGCTCAGCCCCCGTTATATTTTTATTTCTATTTTTTATTTGGCTGTGGAATAGTAGGCTCATGATACGCGCGTTACTGAAACGTCTACAGGGTGCAGGTCAAAGCCGTCGTCCAGATGCCTGTTGTGAGAACGTGATTATCTATGGTGCAGGAGAAGCTGGTAGAGAGTTGCTAGAAAGTTTGAGGCATTCTTATCAGTATAATGTGGTGGCATATATCGATGATGATCTGCAGCTTACTGGGGCTTATTTGCATGGCAAACAAATATATGCAGCTCACGCGCTTCCGTGGTTGATAGAAAAACTCAATGTGGCGCAGGTGATTTTGGCCATGCCCTCTATGAGCCGTGGTCGTAAAAAACAGATTATGGACAGTCTGTCTGGTATCTCCGTTAAGATAAAAGACTTGCCAAGCTTACGTGAGCTTGCTGATGAGATAGTAACTGTCAGTCATATACGACCCGTTGACATATTAGATGTGCTCGAACGAGAAACAGTCGAACCTGTTGCGGAGTTGCTACAAAAAAACATCACGGGTAAAAACGTTCTCGTTACAGGGGCAGGTGGTTCAATCGGTAGTGAGCTGTGTCGGCAAATCATCAAAAATAAGCCTAAATGCTTAGTGCTATATGAACAGTCTGAGTATGCTTTATACACCATAGATCAAGAACTTAGTAACCTCAAAAAAGCGGATGCTGATTATCAAAATATTGAGATTATTAGCATTATCGGCAGTGTCAGTAACGAAAAAAAATTAATCAATATATTCGAAAAAAACCATATAAAAACGATTTATCACGCTGCAGCCTATAAGCATGTGCCTATTGTTGAGTCCAATCCCTTTGAGGGCACCATCAATAATACCAAAGGCACCTACCATTGTGCCCGTGCTGCGATACAGGCCCGCGTTGAGACTTTTGTGCTGATTTCTACTGACAAAGCCGTGCGACCTACCAATGTCATGGGAGCGTCCAAACGCTTGGCTGAGTTGGTCTGCCAAGGATTGAGCCAAAGTAACAGTCAGACTTGTTTTAGCATGGTGCGTTTTGGCAATGTTTTAGGGTCATCAGGCTCTGTGGTGCCGTTATTTACCAAACAGATTGAGCAAGGCGGTCCGATCACCATCACTCATCCAGACATCACGCGCTATTTTATGACGATTCCAGAAGCGGCCAGTTTGGTTATTCAGGCAGGTGCGATGGCATTCGGTGGTGAGGTGTTTGTGCTTGATATGGGTGCACCCGTCAAAATTGTTGATCTGGCAAAACGTATGATTCGTTTGACAGGTTGTGAGCTAAAAGATGATAGCAATCCCAATGGCGATATCGAAATCGTATTTACTGGCTTGAGACCGGGTGAAAAGCTCTACGAGGAGTTAATCATTGGTGAAGACAATATCGAACCTACTTTTCATCCATTGATTATGCAAGCAATGGAGCACAGCTTTCCTTTGCAAGATATCGAAAATATTTTATTTGAATTTGCAGAAAAAGCAAAGCAGCAGGATGTGGTCTGGCTGAAAACACAGTTTAAGTTTTTTGTCGAAGGTTACCGAGAAGGATCTGATAAAGATGGCGAGGTAGAGAAAGTAGATACCACACTGACAGATGAAATGGGTTAA
- a CDS encoding EpsG family protein, whose translation MLPYLLVLSLVIFWIVLEKKSLNRTSFWLPLIILTLFAGLRSYRVGTDTGNYTRNFNSQLNAEYFRFNEDIEFGYQLLEYALLRMTTHYFWLLVITSLIIVYCYLRVIKKYSVNYWFSVFLFITLGVYTFSFNGLRQGLAMAIFTLAIPYLLQKRFIPYLLICAIASLFHVTALFMIPFYFIVNLRIKPLYKILATFLGSLLVSGVLVAYISSTNDRYEGYAKASDEAGGFLTLGFYTAIMVLIILVSYLYKIKDKEFQKLITFYASGVVFIIPLAMLGTSPSGPQRLLAYFTWTLVLILPMVLKRMNNIYLYIASIIIFLMYFVLTTSRFSNLSPYIINPIFEVF comes from the coding sequence ATGCTTCCATACCTGCTGGTTCTTAGCCTTGTTATTTTTTGGATCGTACTGGAGAAAAAATCTCTCAATCGTACGTCTTTTTGGCTGCCGCTAATTATATTGACATTGTTTGCAGGCCTTCGTAGCTACCGAGTCGGTACGGATACAGGAAACTATACGAGAAATTTCAACAGTCAATTGAATGCTGAGTACTTTAGGTTCAACGAAGACATTGAATTCGGTTATCAGTTATTAGAGTATGCGTTATTACGTATGACCACTCATTATTTTTGGCTGCTTGTTATTACCAGTTTAATTATTGTCTATTGCTATCTTAGAGTGATTAAAAAATACAGCGTAAATTATTGGTTCTCCGTATTTTTATTTATTACGCTGGGCGTTTATACTTTTTCTTTTAATGGACTGCGTCAAGGGTTGGCAATGGCGATATTTACATTAGCCATTCCTTATTTATTACAAAAAAGATTTATTCCATACCTGCTGATTTGTGCAATTGCTTCATTGTTCCATGTAACCGCATTGTTTATGATTCCATTTTATTTTATCGTTAATTTAAGAATAAAGCCCTTATATAAAATTTTGGCAACATTCTTAGGCTCGCTATTAGTGAGTGGGGTATTGGTCGCTTATATTTCTTCTACTAACGATAGATATGAGGGCTATGCGAAAGCATCTGATGAAGCAGGCGGGTTTTTAACGCTTGGTTTTTATACAGCTATCATGGTTTTAATCATCTTGGTCAGTTATCTGTATAAAATCAAAGACAAAGAGTTTCAAAAACTAATAACATTTTATGCATCAGGCGTGGTTTTTATCATACCGTTAGCGATGTTGGGTACCAGTCCTTCAGGTCCTCAAAGGCTGCTTGCGTATTTTACATGGACATTGGTTTTGATACTGCCTATGGTTTTAAAAAGAATGAATAATATTTATTTATATATAGCGAGTATCATTATTTTTCTCATGTATTTTGTCTTGACGACATCGAGATTTAGTAACTTGAGTCCGTATATTATCAATCCGATATTTGAGGTTTTCTAA
- a CDS encoding polysaccharide pyruvyl transferase family protein, producing the protein MNIAAIKKLIPLKLKKHLAAYMGARGLPLPTGKRCFIFLAADYGNIGDIAISHAQKQYLQRVLTDYDVVSVAISQTRFVLNSIKQQIKETDIVTIIGGGNMGSTYPDIEELRQLVIKSFPANRIVCFPQTLDWNDYIQSKRALQRIVKVYAKHPDIHVFARESITAAKLIELFAEYSNVHIGLVPDIVMSANATVLGTTDCLAPSGILRCLRDDKEAALSAEQYAMIDKALADTGYQIEKTDTHAGGSQLDEAHCTKLLTDKLSQFRAAKLVVTDRLHGMILCLLSGTPCLVLPNSNHKIRQTQLDWLGGHPRLVFLELEEIADIAQFIDSLLSLPHGTMDESPVDIAEYDDLKKALIAI; encoded by the coding sequence ATGAATATTGCTGCTATAAAAAAGCTCATACCACTCAAACTAAAAAAACACTTAGCCGCTTATATGGGGGCGAGAGGTTTACCGTTACCAACTGGTAAACGGTGCTTTATTTTTCTTGCCGCTGACTATGGCAATATTGGTGATATTGCTATTTCTCACGCGCAAAAGCAGTATTTGCAACGTGTGCTGACGGATTATGACGTTGTTAGTGTGGCTATCAGTCAAACCAGATTTGTGCTCAATTCCATTAAACAGCAAATAAAAGAGACGGATATCGTCACTATCATCGGCGGCGGTAATATGGGTAGCACGTATCCTGATATTGAGGAGCTGCGCCAATTAGTCATCAAGTCATTTCCTGCCAATCGAATCGTTTGTTTTCCTCAGACACTAGATTGGAATGATTATATTCAATCTAAACGTGCCTTGCAGCGTATTGTAAAAGTCTACGCCAAGCATCCAGATATACATGTTTTTGCCAGAGAGTCGATAACAGCGGCAAAACTCATCGAGCTTTTTGCTGAGTACAGTAATGTGCATATTGGTCTCGTACCAGATATTGTGATGAGCGCTAATGCCACAGTGCTGGGTACGACAGATTGCTTAGCGCCTTCAGGTATTTTGCGCTGCTTACGAGATGACAAAGAAGCCGCATTATCAGCTGAGCAATACGCCATGATAGACAAAGCCTTAGCAGATACTGGCTATCAGATTGAAAAAACCGACACGCATGCTGGTGGTTCGCAACTCGATGAGGCACATTGCACAAAATTACTGACTGACAAGCTTAGCCAGTTTCGTGCTGCAAAATTGGTCGTGACTGACCGTCTGCATGGCATGATTTTATGTTTGCTATCGGGTACGCCGTGCTTGGTACTCCCGAACTCCAATCATAAGATAAGACAGACGCAGTTGGACTGGTTAGGCGGTCATCCAAGGCTGGTGTTTTTAGAATTGGAAGAGATTGCTGATATTGCACAATTCATCGATAGCCTTCTGTCCCTGCCTCACGGTACGATGGATGAGTCTCCAGTTGATATAGCTGAGTATGATGACCTAAAAAAAGCGCTGATAGCGATATGA
- a CDS encoding oligosaccharide flippase family protein: MSSGVFLSIQSTINRLKTSHFVRDVVMVGGGIAAGQAIAMIFMPFLTRLYRPEDFGIAAAFTAIVSIITPIATMGYANAIVMPDSDEDAAAIARLSILLSVVIAVFSFIVVYVGKFHLASWMGMESTPNMLYLIPLMLLVGAFLSVADQSAIRVGLFKAKARAYVESKLVTDSSKLIGGMLAPSGMLLILLTIAGQLTNFIMQMLRVPRVGVLNVRHWFGTKGIRHAAISQRDFAIYRMPQSILNAASVGLPTILLASLFSASSAGQYSLAVLVLGAPAMLLGQAVGEVFYPKITRAITANSSEAYQFLLKVTLILLVVGIMPFGTVFVFGDYLFSLVFGAEWALAGSYSQWLSIWLLTSLVSGASTAALPALRLQRFLLIREVFAVVFRAAALYVGFYVFESDMIAIALFSFVGVLLSLSIIYVAFRRLVHIDEVEQ; encoded by the coding sequence ATGAGCTCTGGAGTATTTTTATCGATACAGAGCACAATAAACAGGTTGAAAACCAGTCACTTTGTGCGAGATGTGGTCATGGTCGGTGGCGGGATTGCTGCTGGACAGGCCATCGCCATGATTTTTATGCCATTTCTCACAAGACTGTACAGACCTGAGGATTTCGGTATCGCTGCTGCCTTTACTGCTATCGTCAGTATTATTACGCCGATTGCCACTATGGGCTATGCAAATGCAATCGTGATGCCAGACAGTGACGAGGATGCTGCGGCCATTGCCCGATTGTCTATATTGCTCAGTGTGGTTATAGCTGTCTTCTCATTCATTGTTGTCTATGTCGGTAAGTTTCATTTGGCAAGTTGGATGGGTATGGAAAGCACACCAAACATGCTATATCTCATACCATTAATGCTATTAGTCGGTGCTTTTCTTTCTGTCGCTGATCAGTCTGCTATTAGGGTGGGCTTATTTAAAGCGAAAGCTCGAGCTTATGTGGAAAGCAAGCTTGTGACAGATAGTAGTAAGCTGATAGGCGGTATGCTAGCACCTTCAGGGATGTTACTTATTTTATTGACGATAGCAGGGCAGCTCACAAACTTTATCATGCAGATGCTTCGTGTACCTAGAGTAGGTGTATTAAATGTGCGTCATTGGTTTGGTACTAAGGGTATTCGACATGCCGCCATATCGCAGCGTGATTTTGCGATATATCGTATGCCACAAAGTATCCTGAATGCAGCTTCAGTGGGGTTGCCAACTATCTTGTTAGCGTCATTATTTAGTGCCTCTTCTGCAGGGCAGTATTCGTTGGCTGTCCTTGTGCTTGGTGCACCCGCGATGCTGTTAGGTCAGGCGGTTGGAGAGGTTTTCTATCCTAAAATTACGCGTGCCATCACAGCAAATTCATCTGAGGCTTATCAATTTTTATTAAAAGTGACGTTGATTTTATTGGTGGTAGGTATTATGCCATTCGGTACAGTGTTCGTTTTTGGCGATTATCTTTTTTCTTTAGTGTTCGGTGCAGAGTGGGCATTGGCAGGTAGTTATTCGCAGTGGCTGTCTATTTGGCTTTTGACCAGTTTAGTGTCTGGTGCGAGTACTGCGGCATTGCCAGCATTACGTTTACAGCGATTCCTTTTGATTAGAGAAGTGTTTGCAGTGGTATTTCGTGCTGCAGCGCTGTATGTAGGTTTTTACGTTTTTGAGTCAGATATGATAGCCATTGCCCTTTTCTCATTTGTTGGGGTTTTGCTCAGTTTATCTATCATTTATGTCGCTTTTCGGCGTCTTGTTCATATCGATGAAGTGGAGCAGTAG
- a CDS encoding glycosyltransferase family A protein produces MISVIIAAFNAAATIDRCINSIDVAKKSHDIELIVIDDGSKDNTASLLHSWASAKTWITVKYQKNAGVAEARNTGLDIATGSYIVFIDADDTIDDWYFDFVFDQAVDRDVEMLAFGHKRMMLDGSVIERPNSAAEYSRQDIEMLQLRVTENRHIYWYACTKVYSKNLIAELRFDSDVKFGEDGIFNIACLSKANRLSVLPDCPYNYYENATSITSSQYKSGLLESIEADYTARVRIHDWSISATEKQVLLSDFARSYVEHMLPYLLNNLAHIDMKKRRAELVKIRQSFVYQNCLPHYYQRHPARGIRVLILCFSRRWYVMTLVFLQLSWSKEKVKKYA; encoded by the coding sequence ATGATTTCAGTTATTATCGCCGCATTCAATGCCGCTGCTACTATTGATCGTTGTATTAATAGTATTGACGTTGCGAAAAAGAGTCACGACATTGAGCTGATAGTCATTGACGATGGTTCTAAAGATAATACTGCTAGCCTATTGCATAGCTGGGCGAGTGCTAAGACATGGATTACGGTGAAATATCAAAAGAATGCAGGCGTGGCAGAGGCTCGTAATACTGGGCTCGATATCGCAACCGGCAGTTACATCGTTTTTATAGACGCGGATGACACCATTGATGATTGGTATTTTGATTTTGTCTTTGATCAAGCTGTAGATCGAGATGTCGAGATGTTGGCATTTGGTCATAAACGCATGATGCTGGATGGCTCTGTTATTGAGCGTCCTAATAGTGCGGCAGAATACTCACGGCAAGATATCGAAATGCTACAACTGAGAGTGACAGAGAATAGACATATATATTGGTACGCCTGCACCAAGGTGTATAGCAAAAACTTAATCGCAGAGCTGCGCTTCGATAGCGACGTCAAATTTGGTGAGGATGGTATTTTTAATATCGCATGTCTAAGCAAAGCAAATCGTTTATCGGTGCTGCCAGACTGTCCATACAACTATTATGAAAATGCGACCTCAATAACAAGCTCACAATACAAATCAGGGCTTTTGGAATCCATTGAAGCGGACTATACAGCCAGAGTCAGGATACATGATTGGTCGATCAGTGCTACTGAAAAGCAAGTGCTATTATCGGACTTTGCTCGTAGTTATGTCGAGCATATGCTGCCATATTTACTTAATAATTTGGCGCATATCGATATGAAAAAGCGTCGTGCAGAGCTAGTTAAAATACGCCAGTCTTTCGTTTATCAGAACTGTTTGCCGCATTATTATCAACGACATCCAGCCCGCGGCATTCGTGTATTGATTTTATGTTTTTCACGGCGTTGGTATGTTATGACGCTGGTTTTTCTTCAACTGTCTTGGTCTAAAGAAAAGGTGAAAAAATATGCTTAA
- a CDS encoding glycosyltransferase, which produces MTLKICFLMTDAVSFNVLYRDQLEYIRDHADVDITLICGGDKQQLDILRERKIGKVINLHFQRKPSLLKDAQSLALLTRYMLSNRFDVVVYLTPKALLLGSIASAVTLQKRRIAFSVGRAYENFSGLKKRVFQGLDILSFGLSHEVLFVSESLLSVCLAENILKKSKATVMDNGSFNGIDTDLLQPMAQLEKEALKKKYKIPDNTFVICVVGRVCDDKGFKDIEYISEKLREENVYFMFIGDCEDDVGKVVVEKVVKDNRGVYIPANPNVHEVFQCADLHLFLSYREGFGSVAIEAASCAVPTFAYDVVGVKDSVKEGISGRKFNFKDMSSVAEAIRDAATDKGFEKRYPEARDWAIANFERKQLWQSYLSFYLRNRYDRVNDKRRAAK; this is translated from the coding sequence ATGACATTGAAGATATGCTTTCTAATGACAGATGCGGTGTCATTTAATGTGCTATATCGCGATCAGCTTGAATACATTAGAGATCACGCGGATGTTGATATCACCTTAATCTGCGGTGGCGATAAACAGCAGTTAGATATTTTACGTGAGCGCAAAATAGGCAAGGTGATTAATTTACATTTTCAGCGTAAGCCTTCTTTGTTGAAAGATGCTCAGTCACTCGCGCTTTTAACCCGTTATATGCTATCGAATCGTTTTGATGTGGTGGTTTATTTAACGCCTAAAGCCTTGTTGTTAGGGAGTATCGCAAGTGCTGTTACATTGCAAAAGAGACGAATTGCTTTTAGCGTGGGTAGAGCCTATGAGAATTTTTCAGGTTTAAAAAAGAGGGTGTTTCAGGGTCTGGATATATTAAGTTTTGGCTTGTCTCACGAGGTTTTATTTGTTTCTGAGTCTTTGCTCAGCGTATGCTTAGCAGAAAATATCCTCAAAAAAAGCAAGGCAACTGTCATGGATAATGGCTCATTTAACGGCATCGATACTGATTTGCTGCAACCTATGGCTCAGCTAGAAAAAGAGGCATTAAAAAAGAAGTACAAGATACCTGACAATACCTTTGTGATTTGCGTGGTAGGACGAGTTTGTGATGATAAAGGCTTCAAAGATATTGAGTATATATCCGAAAAACTAAGAGAAGAAAACGTCTACTTTATGTTCATAGGAGACTGTGAAGACGACGTAGGAAAAGTAGTCGTTGAGAAAGTTGTCAAAGATAATAGAGGTGTGTATATACCAGCCAATCCAAATGTACACGAGGTTTTTCAGTGTGCTGATTTACATTTATTTTTGAGCTATCGTGAAGGGTTTGGCAGTGTCGCTATTGAAGCAGCAAGTTGCGCCGTTCCAACTTTTGCCTATGATGTCGTTGGTGTAAAGGATAGTGTCAAAGAAGGTATCAGTGGTCGAAAATTTAATTTTAAGGATATGTCTTCTGTCGCCGAAGCAATCCGCGATGCCGCTACTGATAAGGGATTTGAAAAGAGATATCCTGAGGCAAGAGACTGGGCCATTGCAAATTTTGAACGCAAGCAATTATGGCAAAGTTATTTAAGTTTTTATTTACGTAATAGGTATGACCGCGTAAACGACAAAAGGCGGGCTGCAAAATGA
- a CDS encoding glycosyltransferase family 2 protein, translating into MTTIETPLVSIILPVYNVASYIDACLASIKQQTYQNIEIIVVEDCSTDDSKQALASHLIDERIKVIQHHKNSGLSAARNTGIKSAIGKYMMFVDSDDIIDTRLVAACVDCALSTNAEVVTYGFTPFKDGITKTDLPYPARNLEFEATKIDGSYFSLPHFAWLKFIKSSAVRSASLQFPVGLYYEDWPFHWHLGLATNIKYHLPIDFYLYRQRGTSITGSTDKKLLDLFIIHAEVISLVEDYQADEVKKTLANKIKQSHWSILTRIDNGYLTAAVAQAKKADKTLRLKGYKSDLTVRNMMISNIVRMPTQVALLMLQVLRQALDKRAKVKGQEKTDSE; encoded by the coding sequence ATGACGACTATCGAAACGCCATTAGTAAGTATCATTTTACCAGTGTATAACGTTGCGTCATATATCGATGCTTGCTTGGCATCCATCAAGCAGCAGACTTATCAGAATATTGAAATTATCGTTGTGGAAGATTGCTCCACTGATGATTCAAAACAAGCACTTGCGTCACATCTCATAGATGAACGCATCAAAGTCATTCAGCATCATAAAAACAGTGGTCTTTCTGCGGCTCGTAATACTGGTATCAAGTCTGCGATAGGCAAATACATGATGTTCGTTGATTCTGATGACATTATAGACACTCGCTTGGTGGCAGCGTGTGTGGATTGTGCGCTCAGCACGAATGCAGAGGTTGTAACATATGGCTTTACACCTTTCAAAGATGGCATCACAAAGACAGATCTGCCGTATCCCGCTAGAAATTTAGAATTTGAGGCAACCAAAATAGACGGTTCATATTTTAGCTTACCGCATTTTGCATGGCTCAAATTTATTAAATCTAGCGCAGTGCGGTCGGCCTCGTTACAGTTCCCAGTGGGTCTGTACTACGAAGACTGGCCTTTTCATTGGCATCTTGGCTTAGCTACTAATATTAAGTATCACCTGCCCATTGATTTTTATCTATACAGACAGCGCGGCACGTCGATCACAGGGTCAACAGATAAAAAGCTATTAGACCTTTTCATTATCCACGCAGAAGTCATCAGTTTAGTAGAGGACTATCAAGCGGATGAGGTTAAAAAAACACTCGCCAATAAAATTAAACAAAGTCATTGGAGCATCCTTACTCGTATAGATAATGGCTATTTAACAGCTGCAGTAGCACAAGCTAAAAAAGCAGATAAAACGTTACGACTAAAGGGCTATAAGAGCGATTTGACCGTAAGAAATATGATGATTAGTAATATCGTACGTATGCCGACTCAAGTTGCTTTGCTGATGTTACAGGTGCTTCGTCAAGCGCTAGACAAAAGAGCAAAGGTTAAAGGTCAAGAGAAAACAGATTCAGAATAG
- a CDS encoding glycosyltransferase family A protein produces the protein MKNQTYISIGIPIYNAEAYLEDAIKSILAQTHELWELILIDDGSTDASLAIAKHFEESDHRIKVIADGINKKLPARLNQLIEEANYDYIARMDADDLIHPDRLAIQLSFLEKNPDYDLVSTGVVSIDNFNKVYGCRHVDEIYTEFKEIAAAYPIVHAAVLAKKSWYERNKYNENYPRSEDYDLWCRAISNQDLNLAVLPDLLYYYREEGNLSLSKITRSYKDSFKTYCEYKGNSYLGSLKLSAKLTTVTFLDSIGLLQKIANKRNKLTISDTLRNHHQSVVNSICAK, from the coding sequence ATGAAAAATCAGACATATATATCTATTGGTATTCCCATTTATAATGCTGAAGCGTACTTAGAAGACGCTATCAAATCCATATTGGCTCAAACGCATGAGTTATGGGAGCTTATATTGATCGACGATGGTTCTACTGATGCGTCATTGGCCATCGCCAAGCATTTTGAAGAGTCTGACCATAGAATAAAGGTCATTGCTGATGGCATAAACAAAAAACTGCCTGCTCGATTAAATCAGCTTATTGAAGAAGCGAACTATGATTATATAGCGCGCATGGATGCCGATGATCTCATTCATCCGGATAGACTAGCGATTCAATTAAGTTTTTTAGAAAAAAATCCAGATTATGATTTGGTTTCTACAGGTGTCGTGTCTATTGATAATTTTAATAAAGTTTATGGTTGCCGTCATGTCGATGAAATTTACACGGAATTTAAAGAAATAGCCGCGGCTTATCCTATTGTACATGCTGCTGTTTTGGCAAAAAAGAGTTGGTATGAACGAAATAAATATAATGAAAATTATCCAAGGTCTGAAGATTATGATTTGTGGTGTAGAGCTATCTCAAATCAAGATTTAAATTTAGCGGTATTGCCTGATTTATTATACTATTATAGAGAAGAAGGGAATTTATCATTATCTAAAATAACCAGATCATACAAAGACAGTTTTAAAACGTACTGTGAATATAAAGGAAACAGTTATTTAGGTTCTTTGAAATTATCAGCAAAACTGACAACAGTTACTTTTTTAGATTCGATAGGATTATTACAAAAGATAGCCAATAAAAGAAATAAATTAACAATATCTGACACGCTAAGAAATCATCATCAGTCAGTGGTAAATAGTATTTGTGCTAAATGA